Part of the Betta splendens chromosome 17, fBetSpl5.4, whole genome shotgun sequence genome, GCtcctgcagaagcagctgcagcagcaggagcagcaggcgctGGCGGCCGCCGCGCAGGTACAACGCGTCTCAGAAGTCCATTAGTGACCTATTTGTTTCGATCCTCTGGGTTTAATGGGCAGATCCCATGCTGGGCCGTGGAGACCGTCAAACTGTATGCCTGAAATTCGGATGAGCCCGTAAAAATCCTCTGAATATGATACGATTGGAAACAGTAATTGCTTGATGTGAAACTTTCCAAGCACATAATGAAACACAAGCTGGCATCGTCTCCATTTCCACTGAGTTGTGTGATAAATAAGATGCCTCCAGATTTGTTGGGGTGTGACATTATTGCAGCTTTTATTATCAATATGTTATTATTCTAATGACTGACTGATGTTATGAAGACCTACATACTGATAATCTAAACAGGCGTGAGCAGTTTAACACAAACTAAATCGTTTCAAATAACTCCAAACCACTAAACTGGATGATTCATTTTCTTTACCCATTGAACTAAGGACATCTAAAGGCCGTGTTTCTGCCGCGTACGCGTACGCGGTGCTGTGTTGCGTTCAGGTGCGCGTGCTCCAGGACCAGCTGACGGTGGAGGTGTGCGCGCGGACCGAGGCCCAGGCCAGggtccagaagctgctgcagcagaacacggacctgctgcagcacatttcGCTGCTGGTCAAACAGATCCAGGAACTGGAGCTCAAAGCTGCCGGCCACTTGACGTCCAGTGAGTGGCAGCGGCCTCTTATTCCGCGTCGCCGCGGCGACTTCCAGACGTCATTATCCGCTCTGCTCAGGCCTCATGCTTCTGCTCTTCCTGCAGTGGGCTCTCAGGACAGTCTTCTGGAGATCACGTTCCGGGCGAAGCCCCCCAGCGCGTTCCCGGAGCCCCTGATCCCGTCCCAGTCCCAGCTCCAGACCAGCGACGCCGCCTGGGCGTCCTCCCTCCCCGGGCCCTGCTCTCCGGGCGCcgcggcggccggcgccggcccCCTGGGCCTCGGCGGCAGCGGCGTGCGGCTCGAGTGCTTCCGCTTCTCCTCCCGGGGGCTCGACGGCGAGGAGCGGGGCCCGGACGCCGGGGAGACGCCCAGCGACGGAGCCCCGGACGAGAGCTCGCTCCTCGGGGAGCAGGTTTTGGGCGCCTTGGAGCTGCTCCGGTTCAGGGAGTCGGGGATCGGATCGGAGTACGAGTCCAACACGGATGAGAGCGACGACCGGGACAGCTGGGGCCacggggagggggcgggggccGACGGCGCGGCCCGGCTCCTCAATGTGCTCAACGTGGAGAGTCTGTCCGATTGTTTAGGGGATGAGATGGCCGTGTAGAGCTTCAAAGCGCACACCGCACACACCATGTATAGTGACATTAGTGCACAGCatttgctttcatttatttatggccAGTAGTGAAGAGAGAACTCACCGACGTTCGGGCCAAAGGTTTAAATTCCACCATTCTCAGTTTCGTCCTTTGAGCCAGGAGACGGCAGAAATTCAAATTCTGACCTGAGAGCACGTGTTTAGCTGCACCTTCATAATGTCGTCACCCATTAAACCTTCACTCACCAGATGAAAACCGCAGACACTGTACACGACTGGAACTCGTTTCTGTGTTTAAAggccatgtgtgtgtctgtgtgtgtgtgtgtgtgtgtgtgtgtgtgtgtgtgtgtgtgtgtgtgtgtgcgtgcgtgcgcgtgggTGCGACACGTTGATCGTTTTTGTCGTGTTTTTATTGAAGGTCCTTTGAGAAAACAGCATCTGTACATAAGAACTCATTTTAAAGTGAATTATTAAACCTGCTCAGATAAGTAGCGTGTccccttttttttaatcagctttATTTATTGCATGCCGTTATTTGCCATCATTTCACACATTCATCAGCACTGGGATCGCACGGGCAGCGCGTGACTCAGGGGGAAGCGCTTCTCGTCTCCCGTCGGAGCAGAGTTTTTCATTAATGCCGTACTGCGGCAGCCACAAACTGCTGAATCACTGCTGCTCCGGCCTCCAGTCGACCGCCGTGAAACGCCCTGAAGTTTGGATCCAGGGAGGGGGCGATCGGGAAGCGCCGGGTCCGTTCACCGGCCTGGCCAGATGTCAGCTCCACCACACTGACTGTTTGAGTGGCTCCGCTGGGGACGGGTCTTTGAGACCCTGCTTCCTGGACGAGGCCGCGTggaagtgggagtgggagtgggagtgggagcttCTCTCTTCTCACTCCAGATCCACCGGCTGCGTCATTAAATGGGGTCAGCTCCCGTTAAGCCCTGATGAGCGGCTGCGGACGAGATGGGAAATATGGACGTCAGCCGCTGCACCACCCACACGCAGACACAACACCCAGCGCTAACGCTAGCGctagctgctgcggctgctgctggcaCAGACCGTGGGTGGCCTTCAGGAGCAAGCCTCTCATTTTCATTTGCCTGATTATAAAGCAGCGTCATCCCGCTCTCATCAATCTTTTTGGGGCGAGAGTTTCAAGGCCGTGAGCAGAAACCCAGACGCATCCACGGCGCAGCAGCCCTATTCTTTATGTGTGAAGGGTTTTTTTTACATGGTCTTACGAGAAATAACCTGCTTTTTGTTTCTATTGGAAGCAGAGAGGGGACCTTTCTCTGGTATTTATCCACCTTCCTCCCGTCGTGTCGCTGCACTGCTCATTGCTCATTATCCCAATTAAACCCTCGCTCTCCTGCTGACATGAGCCACCTATGACTGTCTCCGTGCATCACGCAGCCACAGGCCGACAGAGGCGCCGATGACTCATGGACCTATTACTGACAGTGATGCGATCGCACCATTAACCACAATAACAGCGCTAATCTGTCAAGGTATTTACTAGTTGGGACCATATTCATATATTTTGACCTGGTTTAACTTTACCAGCAACTCTGACCTTGTGCTGATGAAGTATATGACACAGATGGACACAGCACGAACTTGCCTTGAAGCGTTCAGGCCTGTGTTAAAACCAGGAGCAGGTCCCACGTGACCAGCCCTGCACCTCGTCCGTTCTCACCGCGggagcagcagctttgtgttgtgtctcCGTGAACGGCGGAGGAGGATTCGGGGTGGTCCGGTGGCGTGGCGGTTTCACCAGCTGGCCTGCTCCTCCAGGTACGGCCTCCCTCCCACAGACCAGGCCGGCGGCTCTGAGGAGCAGCGGCCGCTTTCGTTTTTCCCGTCTCTCAGTTTTCCAGTCATTATATTTGCATTCGAAGCCTTCCGTGGAAACGGCGGTTGTTGCCGTAGCAGCAGTTGTAAGTGACTGAGGGggaaaaacattattatttccAAGAGTCTGTTTGTATAGTAAGTTTCTGCATGTCAACTACTTTTTCCATCCTATTTTTTTTCAGACACGGGTTTTGCTTGAATCTTCTCCTCTGCAGGAAAATGAACTCCAGCCGGTTCTTGTCAGTGGGTCCTGGTGGCGGTTGCTCCGCTcggctcagctgctcctgggaGCCATAATTGAAACCATTTGTGGATCAGGTGGAATTCTGGGATTTTGGCCTCATGGCAGAAGCCCTGAACGTGttattttgtttctgtcctcCAACCAGATAGACTGTTACATCAGCcagtttcctctctctctctctctctctctctctctctctctctctctctctctctcctcgtggCTGTtccctctccttttttttccattcccACCCGAGTCCTTCCGAGGAAGAGGTCAGCGCCTCGCAGAGCTGAATGCATCAACTCACAGCAAATGTGGAATATCCCCTGCGACAGATGGTGTCATAATAACGGGAGCAGACGCTGAAGTAAGTCAATTCCGTATCGTTCTTACGTGACCTTTAACCAACGACCAGGTTCCCTCTGCAAGTTTGTTCAACAAGTTCAACACATGGAGCGGCATTGGTTTAGTTTAAATACATTAATTAATTGTATTACAGAGAATAAGTGTGGTTTTTCATGTTCAGCTTTAAGGCTTCTGTTGCTTCCCAGGTCTTAGAAGGTAAATAAAGGCAGTTACTCCTGGTGGGAGAGAGCAGGAATAACAGTACAGGACTGTGTTTGGACCTCAACAGAGTGAGGATTATATTGTAGTTATATAAACATATGGCTTATTTTTAAGGACATTCtttctttttatgtttgtttgacCTACATATTATTTACTGCCACGTAGTAGTTCATTTACAGTAGGTCAGACATTTTAACACAATTGCGTCGGATTATTTACTTAATGTTTATTGTACTTTTTTCAGACTCGTGGGTGTTTGAGTCGAGCGATGGAGGTCAAGGAGGTTAAACTGGTCGCACACCATGTCTTCGTTGTCCTACTGGCTGCCAGCGTACGAACACAAGTCAACCCAGGTGCATTTGTACTTTTTATCAGACGTTTTAAACCGGACGGACTCCGTTAACAGGCCGCTCATCCACACAAATGCATCGTAGTTTTATAGCGCGATATGACACACAGAGGCGTGAAATAACGGCCTTATAGTCCTGAGGTCGGCGCATGTTGACAGCAGCGCACAGGAGCACAGTCTCGGGTGGGTGGGCTCAGAATCCAAGAAtgtggcgtgtgtgtttgtgtgtgcgcctcTGCCCATGTGGTTCACCTTGGGTCAGACAGCAAATAGGTCCAGAACAAACTGAGCTTTGAGAAGCAGGAGGGCGTGCAAGAAAAAGAGTCAGTAGGTGTAGCTgtgggtgacacacacacacacacacacacacacacacacacacacgcatactcAACTCACTGACTTCCCTTCTTCAAATATTTTCACAGTAAAAGACTCGTTTGTTTGGCTGCTTTCCCAAACTACATGTCAGAGGGTTCAAGGTCAGTGGGTAAAGACTAGATGCCATGAGTGACCGTAGCTACAATGTGGGTTGTATTAGTATCAAATGTACTTGAATCGCAACGTTTTCTTCTATAGAAGTGATGAAAAGTGCAGGAAAGTGAGGAGCGTTCAGGTCTGGAGTCCCTCCCACCTCGTTTTGTTTAGACTGGCACCTACAcaatgatgctgctgtttgaccGCGGAGGCCTCGCAGGGCTGCAGGCGAGAGGCCGGGATGAAGGGACCGCTCCACCGACTCCGCGAAAACAGCAGCCGCGTGACAGCGTGTGGCATCAAAGACCAAGCGTGTGTGTGACGTGTTTGCAGAAATGTGCCGTTATCCTCTGGGCATGACCGGCGGACAGATCCAAGATGAGGACATCTCTGCCTCCAGTCAGTATTCTGAGTCAACGGCTGCGAGATTTGGAAGGTTTGACAGTCGAACTGACGTTGAAGTCCTATccttttcatttaaattcacTTTCCTTAACTTCATATGCTTATTTATCCACCACTTCACAGAGACGAAGGGCAGTTAGCTTAGCTCAGACTCACCAATTAGCCTTATTCTGAATAATTACAGTGCTATTACACAACATGACGTTCTCCAGCAATTATGAATACATTAACATTAAAGGATCATGCATACCGTAGTAATAGctttacttccttccttcctactcCCTTCTCTTCCTCAGGCTCGACTTTGACAACGGCGACGGCGACGGGGCCTGGTGTCCCGGCGTGACGTCAGAGGCGGACGGGCTCAAGGACTTCCTGCAGGTGGACCTGCGCTCGCTGCACTTCATCACGCTGGTGGGCACCCAGGGTCGCCATGCCGACGGGATGGGCAACGAGTTCGCCCAGCGCTACCGGATCCAGTACAGCCGCGGCGGCAGCGACTGGGTGGACTGGCGCGACAGGAAGGGGCggcaggtgggggggggggggggtcttcgtGCATCACTCTTCACTTAGAAATGTGTCACTGCgaatacattttaattatgcCTGAATTATGTGTGTATGACATTTTACATTATTATGCAGCCATCTTGATGTGACAAGCCACTAAAGTGAATCTTCATTCTAGTCTGAGTATTTActcgccccctgctgtgagatGCCAGGAACAAAGATAAGATCCCCAGAGAAGAGCAGCGGAAATTGAAAATGTCAAGATTTGATTTTATCAGATGGATAATTGATTAGGCTGCAATGACAACATGTATATTTGCATTCGATTTCTTCTGCCGACGCGCTCACGCTCCTCATCTGTATTTCCTCCGGCAGGTCATTGAAGGCAACAGGAACGCGTATGAAGCGGTGCTGAAGGATCTGGAGCCTCCCCTCATCGCCCGTTTTGTTCGCTTCATGCCCGTGACCGACCACTCCATGATTGTCTGCATGAGAGTGGAGCTCTACGGCTGCGAATGGCTGGGTTAGTCACCGCGCTCCACTTCGTCTCGCAGAACCTCCAGCTTCGATTCATGTGGCTTGGAAGAGGCAGCTCATCCgccattcaaacacacacatttgcaatTTGTCGGACTCCGAAGATTCTTTGGACCGATAACGGCGAGATGCTAGGAAGACGAACATGTGGACTGAGATTCAGCCTCCGTGAGGGAGGAAGTTCAGCTTTTGGTCACATGCATGGTTTCCAAAGTTCAATCAGTCACAACGGATTCTGGTCCAGGAATCAAAAGCAGCCCTCCTGTTATTAATTAGCTGAGTTTGTTCCTTTTTGGTATAGgtgcttgtgtttgtcagaGTTTTATCAAACCCGATGAACCGAATTTTAAAGTCATTCATGTTTTAAATTCAGTGAGGTGCTGTACGGAGGAACTGGACTTCATGATAAGACTAGCGGAAGTTTACTTTGACCTGCTGAGTCGTCATAACGGGCAAATGGCTCTTAATTATTGCCTTCTATCACCTTAATCCGTCCCTTTAGACGGCCTGACGTCTTACAGCATTCCAGATGGACACCAGATGATCTACCGGGGTCGTGACGTCTACTTTAATGACTCTGTGTATGACGGGGCGTCGGCTGAAAGGTTCGTACCTCCCCTCTGTTCGCACAGAACTGGCTCTCTGGATTGAGGGTGTGGATGTTTCGTTCAGATCTAGGCCTCGTGGTGTTTTTCCACCTCTTCgcccttctctcctccagaCTCACCCAGGGCCTCGGCCAGTTGACGGACGGCACCTGGGGTCTGGACGACTTCCTCCACAGCCAGATCTATGGCATGTGGCCCGGCTACGACTACGTGGGCTGGAACAACCGCAGCTTCCCCAAAGGTTACGTGGAGATGATCTTTGAGTTTGACCATGTCCGAAACTTCACCTCCATGAAGGCAAGAAAACACTGTGGATCACTCAGTGAGCAGCCTTGCACTAAAAAGTGGAACAGTTTTAAAATTGCTGAGTCCTCTACAGCTGCTGCGAATCCTGTTAGGACATAGAATGTTCAAAAAATAGCCCAAATGTGTGAAATCTGCATCTTCTGCCAATTTGTGACGACACAGACAGACTAGTTATGCTGCTTCATTTTATTAGAATTCATATTCCTCGTATATAAACAAGAAAACATAATATAAGACGTGTTTCTTAAGCGGTTTCCTGGCCCGCCTGCAGGTTTACTGCAACAACATGTACAGCCGAGGGGTGAGGCTGTTCAGGCAGGCCACATGTTACTTCCGCTCGGGCCCAGACTGGGAGGCCGACCCGGTGGTTTTCCGGCCCGGCGCGGACCACGTGAGTCAAGCCGCCCGCTTCGTCACCGTGCCTCTGGGGGACCGCACCGCCAGCTCCATCAAATGTCGCTTCCACTTCGGTGACCTTTGGATGCTGCTGAGCGAGCTGGCCTTCCAGTCAGGTAAAAACCATCAGGTGTGGGTGTCGTCTTCCAGACAGAGCCTTGTTGCTTTGATTTGATCATATGATGCTTCAAGTCCCTCAGtcactttctttgtttttccttattTCAACTCTACTTGCAGGTTCAGCCGTGTACAACACATCTCGCAATAAAGGACACCCCACAAGTCTGCTACCAGGTCGGTGGTTAAACCCTTTGTGCGCGTCTCCACTGGCTTCAGTTTTAATGAAGTGGAGAAACATTCCTGGCAAGAGAAAGTGCAATCTGCTCTGATATACAGCTGCTGGAAAGTGATGTGGCTGTAAACAAACCCTGGGCCGCCTTCAGTAGTCAGCGATACAGAAACGAGATGAAAAATCTATTATACCCTTCAAGAATGTGTCATCTGTGATTTTTACTAATTTGGGTTAAATTAAAATGATACATTTTGCTCTGATGTGTACTGACAGTTTTCAGTCTAACAGTAATTGCGCCGTTAAAAAATTTTTAGAAAATATCTTTGGTTAAACAGTGCCCCCTACTGGCAGCATATAACTTAACATGCTGGAGATAAATTCCTCGGTTGGTGGCttaatattattatgattatataAGTATTTATTATGAGAACAGCTTGTTTGATGGAATAAAAAATGTGTCAATTTTTCTCAATTTACAGGGTATGATCCTACTCATAAACTCGATGACAGCAACACCAGGATCTTGATTGGCTGCTTGGTGGCGGTCATAGCCATCTTATTGGCCATTATAGTCATTATCTTGTGGCGGCAAGTCTGGCAAAAGATGCTTGAAAAGGTAAGAGAATGTGTTTTCCTTACGATTTCAACACAaatagtatttttttaaataacaataaaaacacaggcaggaatgCAAACACTTTAGATGAAGAATAACTAAACTAGGAGCCCCAGAAACGGTTGAGAGACCAAACTGcaacattgtctgcttcatgtAAATTTATGCCGATGATGAAAACATTGCACGGTGAAACGATTTCCATGTGACGTTTTTGTTCTTTCAAATCTATCTTGCAAATGACTGGATGAAAACGGAGCTCTTTTAAACCAGGCCTCCCGTCGCATGCTGGACGACGAGCTCACGGCGCGCCTCGCCGACCAAACCCGGGCCTTCTCCTTCCACCACTCCTCCCTGTCCAGTGAGGAGGGCTCCGCCTCAACCTCCACGTACGAAAGGATCTTCCCCCTGTGCGCCGACTACCAGGAGCCCTCGCGCCTCATCCGAAAGCTGCCCGAGTTCGCGCAGTCCGCAGAGCCCGTAGAGAAGCCGGAGGCGGCCTGTTCGGACAATGCCCCCCATTATGCGGAGGCAGACATCATCAGCCTGCAGGAGTCTTCAGAAAGCAGCACCTGCCCCGTCACAGCTGTCAACATCAGCCTCTTTGCTGGCACTGATTCCTCGTTGAAAGAGTTCCCCAGAAACAAGCTCACCTTCAAAGAGAAGCTGGGAGAGGGCCAGTTTGGAGAAGTATATATGGGTTTCCTGTTGGCATATAGTTGGGACAGTGTAACTATGTAGTGCATTCTCGCAAATAGACAGTACTTAGTCTTATCAAAGTTGAACAGATGGTTTGAAGTGGTTCCAGGTGGATGAGAGACTGACAACATGCCATTTTAAACAGGTGCACTTATGTGAGGCGGAGGACATGCAGGACTTCCTGAATGAGGATTTGTGTATAGAGGGAAACaatatgtctcctctgcttgttgCTGTTAAAACGCTGCGGGAAGATGCCAACAAGAACGCTAGGTAAACATGGAGGATAttcactgagtgtgtgtgtgtgttaagatGTGCTTATTGTCCAGGTTTTATTCATCGTCCACGCGCTGAGTTGCTCTTGTCCGTCCccgttctgctgcaggaacgACTTTCTGAAGGAGATCCGAATCATGTCTCGTCTGAGAGACCCCAACATTGTCCGCCTGCTGGCCGTGTGTGTGGACTCGGACCCCCTGTGTATGATCACTGAGTACATGGAGAACGGGGACCTGAACCAGTTCCTGTGCAACCTCAGGCTCAGACAGGCCGCTGAGGACAGGACAGAgtgggaagagaaggaggagaggagcatgGTCTGGTAGGATTGTGTTAAACCTGTTATGAGGGAAACACAAATTAGCGTGTCCACGTACTCAGTGCGTCTCTTTCTTTGTGATCTCCTCCTGCCTTTAGCGACAGGAAACTGATCGGCATGGCGGCGCAGATTGCGTCTGGTATGAAATATTTGTCCTCTCTTAACTTCGTCCACCGTGACCTGGCGACGCGCAACTGCCTGGTGGGTAAGAACTACACCATAAAGATCGCCGACTTCGGCATGAGCCGAAACCTGTACAGAGGCGACTACTACCGGATCCAGGGCCGGGCCGTCCTGCCCATTCGCTGGATGTCCTGGGAGAGCATCCTACTGGTGAGTGACACTCCGAGGTAGGAGGACAGTGAGTAACCTCATGGAAGCAGAAATAGAATTGATTTTGCGTGTGTTTCTAGGGGAAGTTCACCATGGCCAGTGACGTGTGGGCGTTTGGTGTGACTCTGTGGGAGATTCTGACTCTGTGTAAGGAGCAGCCTTACTCCCAGCTCTCTGACGAGCAGGTCATTGAAAACACGGGGGAGTTTTTCAGGGACCAGGGCAAACAGGTGAGCGTTAGAGCCTAAAGTGGTGGAGAACAACCCAGCTTGCACCATTAATCccgtgtgtgtacttgcatcgTTCTTCCAGGTGTATCTGCCAAAGCCGCCGTACTGTCCCGATAAAGTCTACAGTGAtctgatgctgagctgctggaggagaaatgCCAAGCAGAGGCCAAGTTTTCAGGACATACACACTCAGCTGGTGGAGAGTCTGGCATAGCTGATAGAATAAATCATTGCGTTACACAGTTGCAGTATGGATTTGTTCAGGATGAATTCA contains:
- the LOC114844058 gene encoding discoidin domain-containing receptor 2-like, with amino-acid sequence MEVKEVKLVAHHVFVVLLAASVRTQVNPEMCRYPLGMTGGQIQDEDISASSQYSESTAARFGRLDFDNGDGDGAWCPGVTSEADGLKDFLQVDLRSLHFITLVGTQGRHADGMGNEFAQRYRIQYSRGGSDWVDWRDRKGRQVIEGNRNAYEAVLKDLEPPLIARFVRFMPVTDHSMIVCMRVELYGCEWLDGLTSYSIPDGHQMIYRGRDVYFNDSVYDGASAERLTQGLGQLTDGTWGLDDFLHSQIYGMWPGYDYVGWNNRSFPKGYVEMIFEFDHVRNFTSMKVYCNNMYSRGVRLFRQATCYFRSGPDWEADPVVFRPGADHVSQAARFVTVPLGDRTASSIKCRFHFGDLWMLLSELAFQSGSAVYNTSRNKGHPTSLLPGYDPTHKLDDSNTRILIGCLVAVIAILLAIIVIILWRQVWQKMLEKASRRMLDDELTARLADQTRAFSFHHSSLSSEEGSASTSTYERIFPLCADYQEPSRLIRKLPEFAQSAEPVEKPEAACSDNAPHYAEADIISLQESSESSTCPVTAVNISLFAGTDSSLKEFPRNKLTFKEKLGEGQFGEVHLCEAEDMQDFLNEDLCIEGNNMSPLLVAVKTLREDANKNARNDFLKEIRIMSRLRDPNIVRLLAVCVDSDPLCMITEYMENGDLNQFLCNLRLRQAAEDRTEWEEKEERSMVCDRKLIGMAAQIASGMKYLSSLNFVHRDLATRNCLVGKNYTIKIADFGMSRNLYRGDYYRIQGRAVLPIRWMSWESILLGKFTMASDVWAFGVTLWEILTLCKEQPYSQLSDEQVIENTGEFFRDQGKQVYLPKPPYCPDKVYSDLMLSCWRRNAKQRPSFQDIHTQLVESLA